Part of the Lates calcarifer isolate ASB-BC8 unplaced genomic scaffold, TLL_Latcal_v3 _unitig_4051_quiver_1723, whole genome shotgun sequence genome is shown below.
TCCAGTGTTTGCCTTTTATCTTACATGTCTGCTCTTGGGGAAAATGGGTAAGTTGCATTTTTGTGACTCTTCATCTTATATCTCTGAGTGTATGGTCACTCATCATACAGACTGTATCACTTTAAATTAAGTTCACATTGGCTTTGTCTTTCATGTCACTTCAGCTCAGATGGCTCATCTGAAAACGTCCACATCTGTTCATCAAGAGAGACGTTTTGTATCAGCTCATGTTGGCGACAAGGTGGATTTAGAATGTTTGTCTGAAGACAAACTTGCGCCGAGGGTTTACTGGTATAAGCACAGTTTGGGACAGAAACCAAGGCTCATTTCTTCCTCCTATAAATATGATGTGAATAGCACTTTTTATCATGAATTCAACAACAATCCACGCTTCACACTGGATACTAAAAATAGTAAAACTCACTTGATGATCACAGATTTACGTATTTCAGATTCTGCCACTTACTACTGtgttaaatattcatatgtGCTAGAATTTTCAGAGATCGTTACTGTCAGTGTAAAGGGTTCAGGTTTGAACATCCAGGCTTGGGTCCATCAGTCAGAATCTGAGACCATCCAGCCAGGAGGCTCTGTGACTCtcaactgtacagtacacactgggacctgtgatggagaacacagtgtttactggttcAAAAGCTCTGAAGAATCTCATCCAGGACTCATTTACACCCATGGAGACAGGaatgatcagtgtgagaggaaacccaacacacaaacacacacctgtgtctacAACTTGCCAATGAAGAACCTGAATCTTTCTCATGCTGGGAcctactactgtgctgttgcCTCATGTGGACACATACTGTTTGGAAATGGGACCAAGCTGGACATTGAGGGTGAGTCATTTTATAACCAGAGTttctacatttgaaaaaaaaaaaaaagaaaaaaaaaaaacttgctgaAGGCTCTGTGTCTgatgtctgcctctgtctgcagATAAAGCTGACTTGGTGTATTTCTGGCATGGAGTTTCAGCATTCACCACCATCCTCAGTGTTTTACTGGCTTTCTCACTGTGCATGGTGGCTAAGAGAAGCAGCTGCCAATCTACAGGTAGCTGGCATTTTTTACATGTGACAGCTTGTATTGACTGAACATAGCTTATGAATAATAAGATCCTTTCCTGTGTTTCACAGAGTCACAACCAAGATGTACTGCTCCctacaccacaaacacaaaggtgAATAATAACTTTAACTGTTGAATTGCCATTCAGACACCTTTTAATTGCACAGTTATAAATAGTCTGGTGCCAGGTGACTTAATTTATACTGATATGTATTTTGTTACCAGGGTTACCAGAATGCAGAACAGCTCTATTACGCTACGTTAAGTGTTAAGCTGAGCAACAGATCAAGACGACAGAGGGATCAAACCTggagtgaatgtgtgtactaCAGCGTAAAGCAGTAAAACCAGACACGTCACATTTTTACTTTCTGAGTGAAACAGGAGTTTCTTAGTGTCTCCTGCTTTGGTAATATGATGTAGGACATTGTAATGCATCTTAAtccataatatatatatactctttTGTGTCCATGTGGTCTGAAGTACATAAACTATAAACTATGTATCTAAAAGTGTAAGGTCATTGTAAATACTTCTGAATAAATGATTTTGAGATTTAAccagtatattatatataaccAGTATATTTGGACGTTTGTGTTTATCCTCGTAGATTTTTTTACCACATCATGTAACCTATGCGTTTTTTGTATGAATTTTACGTCACCAATGATCAAATAACTATCATTAAATTTAGTACACTGTCACAGCCCTGGCTGCGACCCCTAGAGTTCctagtgtttcctgtctgtgttctgttttccctggtctcctctcctgtgtgtgtgtgtgtgttctttgcaGAGGTGGGGAGCAGCTGGTGGAGTTTAGACTTAGTCACACCTGCACAGTATAAGAACCTGGCTCATCCTCCCCTTGCGGTAAAACTTCAGCACCTGTTTTCTAATGAAGATTTTCTAGTGAGCTCCTCAAGCGTTGGCCTTAATTTCTGGTAAATCATGCACTTACCCTGTTTCTCCTGTGCCATAGTTTGCCTGCTCCACCTGCCGGTGCTCAGCCCTCCCACTCTGATT
Proteins encoded:
- the LOC108896006 gene encoding uncharacterized protein LOC108896006, with amino-acid sequence MASPVFAFYLTCLLLGKMAQMAHLKTSTSVHQERRFVSAHVGDKVDLECLSEDKLAPRVYWYKHSLGQKPRLISSSYKYDVNSTFYHEFNNNPRFTLDTKNSKTHLMITDLRISDSATYYCVKYSYVLEFSEIVTVSVKGSGLNIQAWVHQSESETIQPGGSVTLNCTVHTGTCDGEHSVYWFKSSEESHPGLIYTHGDRNDQCERKPNTQTHTCVYNLPMKNLNLSHAGTYYCAVASCGHILFGNGTKLDIEDKADLVYFWHGVSAFTTILSVLLAFSLCMVAKRSSCQSTESQPRCTAPYTTNTKGYQNAEQLYYATLSVKLSNRSRRQRDQTWSECVYYSVKQ